A single genomic interval of Pseudodesulfovibrio sp. S3 harbors:
- a CDS encoding DUF6471 domain-containing protein, whose amino-acid sequence MSNPNEKWQEDSSRIIKSVLARSGVTYSELVSRLSVIGVEETVQGIKGKLHRGTFSFFWVLQCCRALDIKELRLD is encoded by the coding sequence ATGAGTAATCCCAATGAAAAATGGCAGGAAGATTCCAGCCGAATTATCAAATCAGTTTTGGCCCGAAGCGGCGTTACCTACAGCGAACTTGTTTCCCGGCTCTCGGTGATTGGAGTTGAGGAAACGGTTCAGGGCATCAAGGGAAAACTCCATCGAGGCACTTTTAGCTTCTTTTGGGTGCTACAATGCTGCCGTGCGTTGGATATCAAAGAGCTACGCCTAGACTAG
- a CDS encoding metallophosphoesterase, with the protein MILVVGDIHGDWASLNALIEQRKPNMILQCGDFGFWPGHKWRDPAKKLKPGSAHIHWIDGNHEDLKSLQALVESGKRTFSDGMPNVIYQPRGSTLELPDGRNVLFAGGAFSVDNYARLPGKDWFPDHEILTEEDLENSPDPSLVQIDVVISHTAPREFNVKGLPYEQWPVWWDRDPDPSEEVLSEILRRYQPKQWYLGHFHRFQQDEFDGCRWTALDYAGSGRQWWIELENE; encoded by the coding sequence ATGATCCTTGTTGTCGGAGATATCCACGGAGATTGGGCTTCATTGAATGCTCTTATTGAGCAACGCAAGCCCAACATGATCCTTCAGTGTGGCGACTTCGGTTTCTGGCCAGGTCACAAATGGCGTGATCCTGCCAAAAAACTCAAACCGGGCTCGGCGCATATCCATTGGATAGACGGCAACCACGAGGACCTAAAAAGCCTTCAAGCACTCGTAGAATCTGGTAAGCGCACTTTCTCTGACGGCATGCCCAACGTAATCTATCAGCCGCGAGGTTCCACTCTTGAGCTGCCTGACGGACGCAATGTGCTTTTTGCTGGCGGGGCTTTCTCGGTAGACAACTATGCGCGGTTGCCTGGCAAAGACTGGTTTCCAGATCATGAGATTTTGACCGAAGAGGATTTGGAGAATTCCCCTGACCCTTCTCTGGTTCAGATTGATGTTGTCATCAGCCATACAGCCCCACGAGAATTCAACGTCAAAGGCCTCCCCTACGAACAATGGCCTGTTTGGTGGGACCGAGATCCTGATCCTTCCGAAGAAGTGCTCAGCGAGATTCTCAGGCGTTATCAACCCAAACAGTGGTATCTTGGTCACTTTCACAGATTCCAGCAAGACGAGTTTGACGGATGCAGGTGGACGGCTTTGGATTACGCCGGAAGTGGCAGGCAGTGGTGGATTGAGCTGGAGAACGAATAA
- a CDS encoding ATP-dependent endonuclease: MVRQLLIIFGEPYEGLLRMLIKSFQLKNFRRLKDVHVELDPKTSIFVGANNSGKTSATQAFKLFLGQSKERFNLYDFHVECWKTFDIIGVNWGDKGEELEMPKISLDLWFEVESQDIHRVIDLLPSLDWKDAPIGVRIEYAPKDPAGLIDRFNEAITKAQEGIKEDSKYRPWPQTLTDFLKKQLDSEYALFYYVLDHEQFDEKFSPIAGYQPAPLGGTGTKSGSKVVGSLLRVDFLNAQRHLTDEHSSGGRAENLSTRFSRFYERNLEKHEDDHEAMKALVDSEERLNSHLKSVFKPMMDSLAKLKYPGFDDPQLEIKSALNPKSLLNQGAQVHYTINNPNFPSGFEQNFSLPDHYNGLGYKNLIYMAVELLDFHEHWIASEVRPPLHLVFVEEPEAHLHVQLQQVFIRQVQNILRQPGQDDFGYESQLVVTTHSPHIIYESGFTPIRYFRRSICPAIEQKSTVLNLSLFKIHDVEIEGYDDIDTARHEALEFLQRYMKLTHCDLFFADGAILVEGNVERLLLPIMIEKSAKELRSAYLSILEVGGAYAHRFKELIDFLGITTLVITDIDSVRLKKDIEEKAEEGDEEIKAGACRTSEEGAVTSNEALKQWIPGLTNIADLLAVDEAKKEIVLSEDCPAKVRIAYQTLQTVAWEGQEEKLVGRTLEETFALENLEWSQDLSRKHLGLRVITKMNRFTLDEVAQKLFIRVSGNSFKKTNFALGLLLEGEGWDVPVYIDEGLKWLASNLVFSGESLQGEPRTDVEVTDADQ; the protein is encoded by the coding sequence ATGGTGAGGCAACTGCTTATTATTTTTGGAGAACCCTATGAAGGATTACTGCGAATGCTGATAAAATCTTTTCAATTAAAGAACTTTCGTCGACTCAAAGATGTTCATGTTGAACTGGATCCCAAGACCTCGATTTTTGTAGGAGCTAATAACAGTGGCAAAACATCAGCAACGCAGGCCTTTAAACTCTTCTTAGGCCAATCTAAGGAGCGGTTTAATCTTTATGATTTTCATGTCGAGTGCTGGAAAACTTTTGACATCATAGGAGTCAACTGGGGAGATAAGGGTGAAGAACTGGAGATGCCAAAAATCAGTCTTGACCTCTGGTTTGAGGTTGAGTCTCAGGATATTCATAGGGTGATCGACCTACTCCCAAGCTTGGACTGGAAAGATGCTCCTATTGGGGTGAGGATCGAATATGCACCCAAAGATCCGGCTGGACTGATTGATCGATTCAATGAGGCAATAACTAAAGCTCAAGAAGGAATAAAGGAGGACTCCAAGTACCGCCCTTGGCCCCAAACACTCACTGATTTCCTAAAGAAGCAACTAGATTCAGAGTATGCCCTTTTTTACTATGTTCTCGATCATGAACAATTTGATGAAAAATTTAGTCCCATAGCAGGGTACCAGCCGGCTCCACTTGGAGGCACTGGAACAAAATCGGGATCGAAGGTTGTTGGCTCTTTGTTAAGGGTTGATTTTCTTAATGCACAGCGACATCTGACAGATGAACACTCCTCCGGTGGTCGAGCCGAAAATCTTTCCACTCGGTTTAGTCGATTCTATGAACGTAATTTAGAAAAACATGAAGATGATCACGAGGCTATGAAGGCTCTGGTTGATTCAGAGGAACGTTTGAATTCACACCTGAAAAGTGTGTTTAAACCGATGATGGATAGCTTAGCTAAGCTAAAGTATCCTGGATTTGATGACCCTCAACTAGAAATCAAATCGGCTCTCAATCCCAAAAGCCTCCTGAACCAAGGTGCTCAAGTACATTATACTATCAATAATCCGAATTTTCCTAGTGGCTTTGAACAGAATTTCTCTTTGCCAGATCACTACAATGGATTGGGTTACAAGAACTTGATATATATGGCTGTGGAATTGTTGGATTTTCATGAACATTGGATAGCCTCTGAAGTCCGTCCTCCACTACATTTAGTTTTTGTCGAAGAGCCCGAGGCTCACCTTCATGTCCAGCTTCAGCAGGTGTTCATCCGTCAGGTCCAGAATATTTTAAGACAACCTGGCCAAGATGATTTCGGTTACGAAAGCCAGTTGGTTGTGACGACTCATTCTCCTCATATTATATATGAAAGTGGCTTTACGCCTATCCGATATTTCCGCAGGAGCATCTGCCCGGCCATTGAACAAAAATCAACTGTTCTGAACTTATCGTTGTTTAAGATTCATGATGTTGAAATCGAGGGTTACGATGATATCGACACAGCGCGTCATGAAGCTTTGGAGTTCCTCCAGCGATATATGAAATTGACCCACTGTGATCTGTTTTTCGCTGATGGAGCAATCTTGGTTGAAGGCAATGTTGAAAGGTTGTTGCTGCCAATTATGATTGAAAAATCTGCTAAAGAGCTAAGATCTGCATATTTAAGCATTCTGGAAGTCGGTGGAGCCTATGCTCATCGTTTCAAAGAGTTGATTGACTTCCTGGGGATAACTACGTTGGTGATTACGGATATTGATAGCGTGAGGCTCAAAAAGGATATCGAGGAAAAGGCTGAGGAAGGAGATGAGGAGATCAAGGCAGGCGCATGTAGGACTTCGGAGGAAGGAGCAGTCACTTCCAATGAAGCTTTGAAGCAGTGGATCCCCGGCCTTACCAATATAGCCGATCTTCTTGCAGTTGATGAAGCAAAGAAAGAGATTGTGTTGTCAGAAGATTGTCCTGCGAAAGTCCGTATCGCCTATCAGACTCTGCAAACAGTCGCATGGGAAGGGCAAGAGGAGAAATTGGTCGGGCGAACCCTAGAAGAAACTTTTGCTTTGGAAAACTTGGAATGGAGCCAGGACTTAAGCCGGAAGCATCTTGGCCTGAGAGTGATCACTAAAATGAATCGGTTTACACTGGATGAAGTTGCCCAAAAGCTCTTCATACGAGTGAGCGGTAACTCATTTAAAAAAACAAATTTTGCGCTTGGCCTTTTGCTTGAAGGTGAAGGGTGGGACGTGCCTGTATACATTGATGAAGGGCTGAAGTGGTTAGCATCAAATCTGGTTTTCTCGGGCGAAAGCTTGCAGGGCGAACCTCGGACTGATGTTGAGGTGACAGATGCTGATCAGTAG
- a CDS encoding WYL domain-containing protein: MAEYLDISLERASAAIREYLKLAPDNAHYDPSDKVYKPTRDFVPMIINPTPDQVLGHLLLDDGFLCPMPDMMRLPVPKRAIPTDILRTLLSTMAADQSIDILYRSMSSSEPTWRRITPHAFGHDGFRWHVRAYCSLRGEFRDFVLGRIVETGDRGYSKIEDQIDEEWDEILFVRIGPHPGLNENQRTTIEMDYGMEDGEAVFEVRRAMLFYVLKQLGLHRTEKEQKEMKIPAKEQQVVLLNTGLLKLIRSDLV; this comes from the coding sequence ATGGCCGAGTATCTGGACATCTCACTTGAGCGAGCGTCCGCAGCCATCAGGGAATACTTGAAGCTTGCGCCTGACAACGCTCACTATGATCCGTCTGACAAGGTTTACAAGCCAACCAGAGACTTCGTGCCGATGATTATTAATCCAACACCTGACCAGGTGTTGGGCCACCTTCTGCTCGATGATGGTTTTTTGTGCCCAATGCCGGATATGATGCGGCTTCCCGTTCCCAAAAGGGCAATCCCGACAGACATCCTCAGAACATTGCTTTCAACGATGGCTGCAGATCAGTCTATTGATATCCTGTACCGCTCAATGTCCAGCTCAGAGCCGACATGGAGGCGCATTACTCCGCACGCCTTCGGCCATGACGGTTTTAGATGGCATGTACGAGCATACTGTTCTCTGCGTGGAGAATTCAGAGATTTCGTCCTTGGACGAATCGTTGAGACTGGCGATCGTGGTTACTCGAAGATCGAAGATCAGATTGATGAGGAGTGGGATGAAATCCTTTTCGTCCGGATAGGGCCTCATCCTGGTTTGAATGAGAACCAGAGAACAACCATTGAAATGGATTATGGAATGGAAGACGGAGAGGCTGTCTTTGAAGTGCGAAGAGCCATGCTCTTTTACGTATTGAAGCAACTCGGCCTGCACCGGACTGAAAAAGAGCAGAAGGAGATGAAGATACCTGCCAAAGAGCAACAGGTTGTGTTGCTCAATACGGGTTTGCTGAAATTGATCCGGTCGGATCTAGTCTAG
- the tnpA gene encoding IS200/IS605 family transposase: MKCNSSLCHTKWDCKYHIVWIPKYRRKVLFGKLRNYLGDVFHKLAAQRESKILEGHLCVDHVHMYIAIPPKYAVSQVVGYIKGKSAIHIAHEVQGRARGFAGQNFWARGYYVTTVGRDEKVIREYIRKQEHEDKRIEQLKFRL, encoded by the coding sequence ATGAAGTGCAATTCAAGCCTATGTCATACAAAATGGGACTGCAAGTACCATATCGTTTGGATACCTAAGTATCGGCGTAAGGTGCTGTTTGGAAAGCTGAGAAACTACTTGGGAGATGTGTTCCATAAGTTGGCAGCACAACGCGAAAGTAAAATATTGGAAGGGCATCTGTGTGTCGATCATGTGCACATGTATATTGCAATTCCGCCTAAATATGCTGTGTCCCAAGTGGTTGGGTACATAAAGGGCAAAAGTGCGATTCACATAGCTCATGAAGTCCAAGGCCGCGCAAGAGGGTTTGCAGGGCAGAACTTCTGGGCGCGTGGTTATTATGTCACGACAGTGGGTCGGGACGAAAAGGTGATAAGAGAATACATCCGTAAGCAAGAGCACGAAGACAAGCGGATAGAACAATTGAAATTCCGCCTTTAG
- a CDS encoding UvrD-helicase domain-containing protein, whose protein sequence is MLISRAGKPDTPTDVSIREYLDSIPPVSFSMVAGAGSGKTTSLIKALQHIKNAFGGSLRKNGQKVACITYTEVATQEIWKDVGNDPLFHVSTIHSFLWELVRPFQSDIKKWVENKVGLDIDELTEKQANYGPKVQQKTKDKDSEKIEHYKALCGVIGSIDQFDYGTGSDYANGILGHSDIIKLVPEIMLGSTLFRNIVARKYPFFFVDESQDTFEVFVEALRAIFIQESKNFCLGFFGDPMQKIYATGVGDIRQENTWEKVTKPENFRSPDSVLSVINNIRADVGDLVQIPGKEQADGTAQLVILPADENRGAYLQQVREWLAQEGNDPLWTQDTEESDVKILVLVHRMAAKRLDFANLYAAFNDRTPESFSIGFTEDSHWSLRPFRDYLLPLVAAFTDGDNFSVMQLLRQKCPLLSKAKFEKAPNKPELLAAIKENVSSLAQLLLDDKATVSDVLKYADDNNLVDLDDRFALVPIGGEFSPEELEKDKAALANYYNCQAKELWGYHRYINEESPYDTHQGIKGAEFERVLVVLDEEEGSAHKLFSYEKLLGIKELTATDKNNLANGIDSSIDRTRRLFYVCCSRALKDLVVVLFTQDVESAVEKVKGARLFSAEAVFTAADIA, encoded by the coding sequence ATGCTGATCAGTAGAGCTGGGAAGCCTGATACTCCTACCGACGTCAGCATTAGGGAATATCTTGACTCAATCCCACCTGTTAGCTTCAGCATGGTTGCTGGTGCCGGTTCGGGCAAGACAACCTCGCTGATTAAAGCCTTGCAACACATCAAGAATGCATTCGGTGGCTCTTTACGAAAAAATGGTCAAAAAGTGGCATGTATTACCTACACCGAGGTTGCGACTCAAGAGATATGGAAGGACGTCGGAAACGACCCCCTTTTTCATGTTTCAACGATTCATAGTTTTCTTTGGGAGTTGGTGAGGCCTTTTCAGAGCGACATCAAGAAGTGGGTTGAAAACAAAGTTGGTCTGGACATTGATGAGCTCACTGAAAAACAGGCAAACTATGGTCCTAAAGTTCAGCAAAAGACAAAAGATAAAGATTCCGAAAAAATTGAGCACTACAAAGCGCTTTGTGGTGTCATAGGCAGCATTGATCAATTCGATTATGGGACAGGAAGTGATTATGCCAATGGCATATTGGGGCATTCAGACATAATCAAACTTGTTCCTGAAATCATGCTGGGAAGTACTCTTTTTAGAAATATCGTTGCTCGTAAATATCCATTTTTTTTTGTTGATGAGAGCCAAGACACTTTCGAAGTCTTTGTGGAGGCCTTAAGGGCTATTTTTATCCAAGAATCAAAGAACTTTTGTTTAGGCTTTTTTGGCGACCCGATGCAAAAGATTTATGCGACCGGAGTTGGTGATATCCGTCAAGAGAACACTTGGGAAAAAGTTACAAAGCCTGAGAATTTCCGAAGCCCGGACAGCGTGTTGTCAGTGATAAACAATATCCGTGCAGACGTGGGCGATTTGGTTCAAATCCCTGGTAAAGAACAGGCGGATGGCACTGCGCAACTTGTCATCCTTCCTGCTGATGAGAATAGAGGAGCCTACTTACAACAGGTTCGAGAGTGGCTGGCCCAAGAGGGAAATGATCCGTTGTGGACCCAGGACACAGAGGAATCGGATGTAAAGATTCTAGTGCTTGTTCATCGAATGGCGGCAAAACGACTCGACTTTGCGAATCTTTATGCAGCCTTCAATGACAGAACTCCGGAGTCCTTTAGCATTGGATTCACAGAAGACTCGCATTGGTCTTTGCGGCCATTCAGAGATTACTTGCTGCCGCTAGTTGCAGCATTTACTGATGGTGACAATTTTTCAGTAATGCAACTGCTCCGGCAGAAATGCCCATTGCTGTCAAAAGCGAAATTTGAGAAAGCTCCCAATAAGCCAGAATTGTTGGCAGCAATCAAAGAGAACGTTAGTTCATTGGCGCAGTTGTTACTTGACGATAAGGCTACTGTTTCAGACGTTTTAAAATATGCCGACGACAATAACCTGGTCGATTTGGACGATAGGTTTGCGTTGGTTCCGATAGGTGGGGAGTTTAGCCCAGAGGAGTTGGAAAAGGACAAAGCTGCCCTTGCTAATTACTATAATTGCCAAGCCAAAGAACTGTGGGGATACCATAGATACATAAACGAAGAATCCCCATATGATACCCATCAAGGAATAAAGGGAGCCGAGTTTGAAAGAGTGCTAGTTGTCCTGGACGAAGAAGAAGGAAGTGCCCATAAATTATTTTCATACGAGAAACTATTGGGGATAAAAGAACTGACAGCCACCGATAAAAACAATTTGGCCAACGGAATTGATTCTTCTATCGATCGCACTCGCCGCTTGTTTTATGTCTGTTGCTCTAGAGCTCTGAAGGATCTTGTTGTTGTGCTCTTTACGCAAGATGTTGAAAGTGCGGTTGAGAAAGTGAAGGGCGCTAGGCTCTTTTCTGCTGAAGCCGTATTTACGGCTGCTGATATAGCGTAG
- a CDS encoding IS1595 family transposase translates to MSDEDIFGLFRQMRWGKTNGEPVCPQCECEEHYYIKARKQWRCKFCNHTFSVTSGTWLGSTKLPLRTILIGVVALANAAKGMSALQLMRYMGVQYKTAYIFYHKLRDALHQTRHDQPALKGQVEMDGAYINPSKRFPNKVADRREKTKLSNRPKQCVIVERMRSTDGLGACRTLTYVVETERAEDITDIAEQDIVPGTEIFTDCHSGYSDLMVSFDHTTVNHDVCFIGPNGENTNQAESFFSRFRRLIRGQTHQVGPEYLELYANEVAYREDTRRWDNQRITFDMLSRMLSDEDNGKKSRFRGYWNYTRRNRGAEDLVLAA, encoded by the coding sequence ATGAGTGATGAGGATATCTTTGGGCTGTTTCGGCAAATGCGTTGGGGTAAGACGAACGGCGAACCGGTTTGTCCTCAGTGTGAATGCGAGGAACACTACTATATTAAGGCAAGGAAACAGTGGCGTTGCAAGTTCTGCAATCACACTTTCTCAGTCACAAGCGGAACATGGCTTGGTTCCACCAAGCTGCCGTTGCGCACGATCCTGATAGGTGTCGTGGCCCTTGCAAATGCCGCTAAAGGCATGTCTGCCCTCCAGCTCATGAGATACATGGGCGTGCAGTACAAAACAGCATATATTTTCTACCACAAGCTCAGAGACGCGCTTCATCAAACTCGCCATGATCAACCAGCCCTGAAGGGACAGGTCGAAATGGATGGGGCATACATCAACCCGTCCAAGCGGTTCCCAAACAAGGTTGCAGATCGTCGGGAGAAGACGAAGCTTTCCAATCGGCCAAAGCAATGCGTGATTGTTGAGCGCATGCGCAGTACTGACGGTTTGGGAGCTTGCAGGACGTTAACGTATGTAGTCGAAACCGAAAGGGCTGAGGACATAACCGATATAGCGGAGCAAGACATTGTTCCTGGAACCGAAATCTTTACTGACTGCCATTCCGGTTATTCAGATCTTATGGTCAGCTTCGACCACACCACAGTGAATCATGACGTTTGTTTCATAGGGCCAAATGGGGAGAACACAAATCAGGCCGAATCGTTCTTCAGCCGGTTCCGTCGTCTCATCCGTGGCCAAACCCACCAGGTCGGGCCTGAATATCTCGAACTGTACGCCAACGAAGTAGCCTACCGTGAAGACACAAGGCGGTGGGATAACCAGCGGATCACCTTCGATATGCTTTCACGCATGCTCTCTGATGAAGACAACGGCAAAAAGTCTCGCTTTCGGGGATACTGGAACTACACAAGACGTAATCGTGGGGCAGAAGACTTGGTCTTGGCTGCGTAA
- a CDS encoding Wadjet anti-phage system protein JetD domain-containing protein — protein MSVTKKIVLEALYHLSDGGKHKLRPTGLFQRLIKWTKLSQLDVGLALQTLREEGVVKSASWGSSPTCPQAMVEIQLREKDVPEWAQEWNNVLASNDRISDADRQALDSAGEALQEFPQEMKARLLQGLVDLRNNQQRFQGKPQYLVSARHLLGASKLLDRLKGPAREFGIDIDSFQPSPKYLAVAGPPQPLAVILVENPNCFETAIRAGASKQFAWICTYGFGVANEKSDHDGAMLQANLTHRVTHVLTREGNPPKNPSLLLRHSNLFFWGDLDLMGMAIFDRLKRHFPQLKLSALYEPMIKELFAGRSHPYVGCVGKKGQKAQRLNDPMAQRLAALCRGRAVDQEIVYDGFDKLGMHPLPASALDGVESIS, from the coding sequence GTGAGCGTGACAAAAAAAATAGTCCTTGAGGCACTCTACCATTTATCCGATGGCGGGAAACACAAACTGCGTCCTACAGGTTTGTTTCAAAGGCTCATCAAGTGGACCAAACTTTCACAACTTGACGTTGGTTTGGCTTTGCAAACCCTCCGGGAGGAGGGGGTAGTAAAAAGTGCCTCATGGGGATCGAGTCCAACCTGTCCGCAGGCAATGGTTGAAATTCAACTTCGCGAGAAGGACGTACCCGAATGGGCGCAGGAATGGAACAATGTGCTTGCGTCCAATGACCGCATCTCTGATGCGGACAGGCAAGCCCTCGACTCGGCCGGGGAAGCGCTTCAAGAATTCCCTCAAGAGATGAAAGCCAGGCTGCTACAGGGCCTTGTTGACTTGCGCAACAATCAGCAGCGATTTCAGGGGAAACCACAATATCTTGTGAGTGCGAGGCACCTTCTCGGGGCCTCAAAGCTGCTAGACCGGCTGAAAGGTCCCGCCCGCGAATTCGGAATCGACATTGATTCCTTCCAGCCTTCACCCAAATACCTTGCAGTGGCAGGCCCGCCGCAGCCTTTAGCTGTAATTTTGGTTGAAAACCCGAACTGCTTCGAAACCGCAATCCGGGCCGGAGCCTCAAAGCAGTTCGCCTGGATTTGCACGTATGGTTTCGGTGTGGCCAATGAAAAATCCGATCACGATGGGGCCATGCTTCAAGCGAATTTAACTCACAGAGTAACCCATGTGCTTACTCGTGAAGGTAACCCGCCAAAGAATCCAAGCCTTCTCCTGCGTCACTCGAACCTCTTTTTCTGGGGAGATCTTGATCTGATGGGCATGGCCATCTTTGATCGTCTGAAAAGACATTTCCCGCAACTCAAGCTGTCGGCTCTCTATGAGCCAATGATCAAAGAGCTGTTCGCTGGCCGGAGTCATCCGTATGTTGGATGCGTTGGTAAGAAAGGGCAGAAGGCCCAAAGGTTGAATGACCCAATGGCTCAACGTCTTGCCGCACTTTGCCGTGGCCGGGCGGTAGATCAAGAAATTGTCTACGACGGTTTTGATAAATTGGGCATGCACCCGTTGCCTGCATCCGCACTTGACGGGGTGGAGAGCATCTCATGA
- a CDS encoding chemotaxis protein has protein sequence MATESTDILLEAGTNELEIVEFYLEEEPKSGDMELNQEVHPVEGALKPSRKGYYGVNVAKVLEIIRMPQVTEMPEVSHQAVLGAFNLRSRIIPLLDLSIWLKKKRVENEPPKVIVTEFNQVTSAFMVSGVTRIHRISWEDVDAPNKYVSALSSDSITGVVKFDDRIVFILDLERIVSELNPDMRLKFDDNVIFDGNSGYKALIADDSPLIREMIRDMLGQAGFQVEKTNNGRECWDRLQEIKKLALDDNRPVTDYVQVVVSDIEMPMMDGHHLCKRIKEDPALKDLPVILFSSLITEKLRHRGETVGADDQVSKPEITYLAQRAASLIESRKAEARIAG, from the coding sequence ATGGCCACTGAGTCGACCGACATCCTGCTTGAAGCGGGCACCAATGAACTTGAAATCGTTGAGTTCTATCTGGAAGAAGAGCCCAAATCCGGAGACATGGAACTGAATCAGGAAGTCCACCCCGTCGAAGGCGCTCTCAAGCCGAGCCGCAAGGGATACTACGGCGTCAACGTCGCCAAGGTTCTTGAAATCATTCGAATGCCGCAAGTCACCGAGATGCCGGAAGTTTCACACCAAGCAGTGCTCGGAGCCTTCAACTTGCGGTCCCGCATCATCCCCCTGCTCGATCTGTCCATCTGGCTCAAGAAGAAGCGTGTTGAAAACGAACCGCCCAAGGTCATCGTCACCGAATTCAACCAGGTCACCTCCGCCTTCATGGTCTCCGGGGTGACCCGCATCCACCGTATTTCCTGGGAAGACGTCGACGCCCCCAACAAATATGTTTCCGCCCTGTCCTCCGACTCCATCACCGGCGTGGTAAAATTCGACGACCGCATCGTGTTCATCCTCGACCTGGAACGCATTGTCTCGGAACTCAATCCTGACATGCGGCTCAAGTTCGATGACAACGTGATCTTCGACGGCAACAGCGGCTACAAGGCCCTGATCGCCGACGACTCGCCGCTCATCCGCGAAATGATCCGCGACATGCTCGGCCAGGCCGGATTTCAGGTGGAAAAGACCAACAACGGAAGAGAGTGCTGGGACCGTCTGCAAGAAATCAAAAAACTGGCGCTCGACGACAACCGCCCTGTCACAGACTATGTGCAGGTCGTCGTATCGGACATAGAGATGCCCATGATGGACGGCCACCACCTGTGCAAACGCATCAAGGAAGACCCCGCGCTGAAGGACCTGCCCGTCATCCTCTTTTCCTCGCTCATCACGGAAAAACTCCGCCACCGGGGTGAGACCGTAGGCGCGGACGACCAGGTGTCCAAGCCCGAGATCACCTACCTTGCCCAACGCGCCGCCTCGCTCATCGAATCCCGCAAGGCCGAAGCAAGGATTGCCGGATAG